The Penicillium oxalicum strain HP7-1 chromosome VI, whole genome shotgun sequence genome window below encodes:
- a CDS encoding 2-methylcitrate synthase, with amino-acid sequence MALSFRTTRHATRLAKASRPLFSARHYATAEPDLKTALKEVIPAKRELLQKVKAQGDEVIGEVKVSNVIGGMRGLKAMLWEGSVLDADEGIRFHGKTIKDCQKELPKGTSGTEMLPEAMFWLLLTGQVPSTAQVRAFSRELAEKSTLPTHILDLIKSFPKNMHPMTQLSIAVAALNTESKFAQAYEKGLNKAEYWEPTFDDCISLLAKIPRVAALVFRPNEIDAVGTQQLDVTQDWSYNFAELLGKGGEENQDFHDLLRLYLALHGDHEGGNVSAHATHLVGSALSDPFLSYSAGLLGLAGPLHGLAAQEVLRWILQMQDKIGTKFSDEDVRGYLWDTLKSGRVVPGYGHGVLRKPDPRFQALMDFAATRPDVMANPVFQLVKKNSEIAPGVLTEHGKTKNPHPNVDAVSGVLFHHYGFQQPLYYTVTFGVSRALGPLVQLIWDRAMGMPIERPKSINLLGLVKK; translated from the exons CGACCGCTGAGCCTGACCTCAAGACTGCCTTGAAGGAGGTGATTCCTGCCAAGCGGGAGCTCCTCCAAAAGGTCAAGGCCCAGGGAGATGAGGTCATTGGCGAGGTCAAGGTCAGCAATGTCATTGGTGGTATGCGTGGCCTCAAGGCCATGCTGTGGGAGGGTTCCGTACTCGACGCCGACGAGGGTATCCGCTTCCACGGCAAGACCATTAAGGATTGCCAGAAGGAGCTTCCCAAGGGTACATCGGGCACTGAGATGCTGCCAGAAGCCATGTTCTGGCTTCTCTTGACCGGTCAAGTCCCCTCGACGGCTCAGGTGCGCGCCTTTTCGCGCGAGCTCGCCGAGAAGTCGACGCTGCCCACCCACATCCTGGACCTGATCAAGTCCTTCCCCAAGAACATGCATCCCATGACCCAACTCTCCATTGCAGTTGCTGCCCTGAACACCGAGTCCAAGTTTGCTCAAGCCTACGAGAAGGGACTCAACAAGGCTGAATACTGGGAGCCTACCTTTGACGACTGCATCTCCCTGCTGGCCAAGATTCCTCGCGTGGCTGCGCTCGTCTTCCGTCCCAACGAGATTGACGCCGTGGGTACCCAGCAACTCGATGTGACCCAAGACTGGTCCTACAACTTTGCTGAGCTGCTCGGCAAGGGTGGCGAGGAGAACCAGGACTTCCACGACCTGCTGCGATTGTATCTGGCCCTGCACGGTGACCACGAGGGTGGTAACGTCTCTGCCCACGCTACCCACCTTGTCGGTAGCGCCCTGAGCGACCCCTTCCTGAGCTACAGTGCTGGTCTCCTCGGTCTCGCCGGTCCTCTGCACGGTCTGGCTGCCCAGGAGGTACTCCGTTGGATTCTCCAAATGCAGGACAAGATTGGTACCAAGTTCTCTGATGAGGACGTCCGCGGCTACCTTTGGGATACTCTCAAGTCCGGCCGTGTCGTCCCTGGCTACGGTCACGGTGTCCTTCGCAAGCCTGACCCCCGTTTCCAGGCGCTGATGGACTTTGCTGCCACTCGTCCCGacgtcatggccaacccgGTCTTCCAGCTGGTGAAGAAGAACTCGGAAATCGCGCCTGGAGTTCTGACTGAGCACGGAAAG ACCAAGAACCCCCACCCCAACGTCGACGCCGTCTCCGGtgtcctcttccaccactaCGGTTTCCAGCAGCCTCTGTACTACACCGTTACCTTTGGTGTCAGCCGTGCCCTGGGTCCTCTGGTTCAGCTTATCTGGGACCGTGCCATGGGTATGCCCATCGAGCGCCCCAAGAGCATCAACCTGCTGGGCCTGGTCAAGAAATGA
- a CDS encoding Isopenicillin N epimerase component 1, which yields MDLGTAAAALAGGTAVAAYLNAKFHLGKDINAIWSMKKSERLYAKAVANGKGNAWFVFVETANRYPNMTALWTRERSYTYRDLLEQACQYAHFFLAKGVKKGDLVGFYLQNRAEFLIAWLALWSIGCAPAAINHNLTGDALVHCLKISGAKLTLVDEDPICIERVEERRASLTEELGMELMTLDESLKAHIRTFQTSLPPKHLAENMKGSFPSILLYTSGTTGMPKGCAFTMSRLYTTMTLREDALGDQEGPGGDRWYSCMPLYHGTAAMTLISCLTTGMSIALGPKFSVRNFWKDIRDSESTVFVYVGETARYLLAAPPSPLDGQHKVRCMYGNGLRPDVWEQFRTRFRVPQVGEFFNSTEGIFGLFNFNCGPYTAGSVGHHGLLMRGLLHNVFVPVAIDPETGDVLRDPKTGFVVRAKYEDGGEMIVNMPNKEGFQGYWRNDSATEKKFLRDVFKKGDLWYRSGDALRRQTDGRWYFLDRLGDTFRWKSENVATAEVSEVLGKYPGIQEANVYGVRLPNHEGRAGCAALQISPDAQKGFDYAALARYARSKLPRYAVPVFLRIVDNPSHIHNHKQNKVPLREEGVDPALIGTKATDGQDDRFMWMAPASEGYTPFGKGEWEQIVKGTARL from the exons ATGGATCTTG GAACCGCGGCAGCTGCTCTTGCCGGTGGGACGGCCGTCGCAGCCTATCTGAATGCCAAATTTCACTTGGGCAAGGACATCAACGCAATATggtcgatgaagaagagtgAGCGGTTATACGCAAAAGCGG TGGCGAATGGCAAGGGCAACGCCTGGTTCGTTTTCGTCGAAACCGCCAATCGATACCCGAATATGACCGCGCTCTGGACTCGAGAGCGATCCTATACATACCGAGACCTGCTGGAACAGGCGTGCCAATATGCACATTTCTTCCTGGCCAAGGGTGTGAAGAAGGGGGATCTGGTGGGCTTTTATTTGCAAAACCGCGCCGAATTTCTTATTGCGTGGCTGGCCCTGTGGAGTATCGGCTGCGCGCCGGCAGCGATCAACCACAATCTGACGGGCGATGCGCTCGTCCATTGCCTGAAGATCAGTGGAGCGAAGCTCACGTTGGTGGATGAGGATCCGATTTGTATCGAGCGGGTGGAAGAGCGGCGGGCAAGCCTGACGGAAGAGCTGGGCATGGAGCTGATGACCTTGGATGAATCGCTCAAGGCGCATATCCGGACATTTCAGACTTCCCTGCCTCCAAAGCATCTGGCGGAGAATATGAAAGGTAGTTTCCCGTCTATTCTCCTCTATACTTCGGGAACGACAGGTATGCCCAAGGGCTGTGCTTTCACAATGTCACGACTGTATACCACGATGACGCTTCGAGAAGACGCCCTGGGCGATCAAGAAGGACCGGGTGGTGATCGTTGGTACAGCTGTATGCCACTGTATCACGGAACCGCCGCCATGACTCTCATCTCGTGCCTGACAACGGGAATGAGCATCGCACTGGGGCCCAAGTTCAGTGTGCGCAATTTCTGGAAGGACATTCGTGATTCCGAGTCCACCGTCTTCGTCTACGTCGGCGAGACCGCGCGGTATCTTCTCGCAGCTCCGCCGTCACCGCTGGACGGTCAGCACAAAGTGCGTTGCATGTATGGCAACGGACTCCGACCTGATGTGTGGGAGCAATTCCGGACGCGCTTCCGCGTACCTCAAGTCGGCGAGTTTTTCAACAGCACTGAGGGGATCTTCGGTCTGTTCAACTTCAACTGCGGGCCCTACACAGCCGGTAGCGTGGGACATCACGGGCTGTTGATGCGCGGACTACTACACAATGTCTTTGTCCCTGTCGCCATCGACCCTGAGACCGGGGACGTCCTGCGGGATCCCAAAACCGGGTTCGTGGTACGCGCCAAATACGAGGATGGTGGAGAGATGATTGTCAATATGCCCAATAAAGAAGGCTTCCAAGGATATTGGCGCAATGACTCTGCCACCGAGAAGAAGTTCCTCCGCGACGTCTTCAAAAAGGGCGACCTCTGGTACCGATCGGGCGATGCCCTTCGTCGCCAGACCGATGGACGATGGTACTTCCTCGACAGACTGGGCGATACTTTCCGCTGGAAGAGTGAAAATGT CGCCACCGCCGAAGTATCCGAAGTCCTTGGCAAGTATCCAGGCATTCAAGAAGCCAATGTATACGGTGTTCGACTCCCCAACCACGAAGGTCGCGCCGGATGTGCAGCGCTTCAAATTAGCCCCGATGCCCAAAAGGGCTTCGACTATGCAGCTCTGGCGCGCTACGCTCGTTCCAAGTTACCACGCTATGCGGTGCCTGTCTTTCTTCGCATCGTGGACAACCCGTCCCATATCCATAATCATAAGCAGAATAAGGTGCCGCTCCGCGAAGAAGGGGTGGACCCGGCACTGATAGGAACGAAAGCGACTGATGGACAGGATGATCGTTTCATGTGGATGGCGCCGGCAAGCGAGGGTTACACGCCTTTTGGAAAGGGGGAGTGGGAGCAGATTGTCAAGGGAACAGCCAGACTTTGA
- a CDS encoding Biotin synthase translates to MSFTWSRSLSRTAWRSYGTVQGSPSAASIASRVPSALVEATSATAPRTNWTPEEISAIYHTPLNQLTYAAAAVHRRFHDPSAIQMCTLMNIKTGGCSEDCSYCAQSSRYDTGLKATKMSPVDEVLEKARIAKANGSTRFCMGAAWRDMRGRKTSLKNVKQMVSGIRDMNMEVCVTLGMIDENQAKELKEAGLTAYNHNLDTSREFYPSIITTRSYDERLRTLDHVRDAGINVCSGGILGLGESDADRVSLLHTVSNLPSHPESFPVNALVPIKGTPLGDRKMIPFDRVLRTIATARVVMPATIVRLAAGRIAMSEEQQVACFQAGANAVFTGEKMLTTDCNGWDEDRVMFEKWGYYPMKSFEKPELRDNASVSPPPPSPSV, encoded by the exons ATGTCGTTCACTTGGTCTCGGTCGCTCTCGCGCACCGCATGGCGATCATACGGCACTGTCCAGGGCTCTCCCAGTGCCGCTTCCATCGCCAGCCGGGTCCCCAGCGCCCTCGTCGAGGCAACCTCGGCCACGGCGCCGCGAACCAACTGGACACCCGAGGAGATCAGTGCCATCTATCACACCCCATTGAATCAACTCACATATGCTGCG GCTGCCGTGCACCGACGCTTCCATGATCCCTCCGCCATTCAAATGTGTACCCTGATGAACATCAAGACTGGAGGCTGCAGTGAAGACTGCTCCTACTGCGCCCAATCATCTCGCTATGATACCGGTCTCAAGGCCACCAAGATGAGCCCCGTCGATGAGGTCCTAGAAAAGGCTCGGATCGCCAAGGCCAACGGAAGTACTCGCTTCTGCATGGGTGCCGCGTGGCGGGACATGCGTGGCCGCAAGACCAGCCTCAAGAACGTCAAACAGATGGTGTCGGGTATCCGCGACATGAACATGGAGGTCTGCGTGACCCTCGGCATGATTGACGAGAACCAGgccaaggagctcaaggagGCCGGCTTGACAGCGTACAACCACAACCTCGACACCTCGCGCGAATTCTATCcctccatcatcaccacaCGCTCCTACGACGAACGTCTCCGGACGCTGGACCATGTCCGCGATGCTGGGATCAACGTCTGCTCGGGAGGTATCCTAGGACTGGGCGAGTCCGACGCTGATCGCGTTAGTCTGCTGCACACCGTGTCCAACCTGCCGTCGCACCCCGAATCCTTCCCGGTCAACGCACTGGTCCCCATCAAGGGCACCCCGCTCGGGGACCGAAAGATGATCCCCTTTGATCGAGTACTTCGAACCATCGCGACGGCTCGCGTGGTCATGCCCGCCACCATCGTCCGTCTGGCGGCGGGTCGTATTGCCATGTCCGAGGAGCAGCAAGTGGCCTGTTTCCAGGCGGGAGCGAATGCAGTCTTTACCGGTGAAAAGATGTTGACCACCGACTGCAATGGCTGGGATGAGGACCGGGTCATGTTTGAAAAGTGGGGATACTATCCCATGAAGAGCTTTGAGAAGCCCGAGCTGCGGGACAATGCCTCGGTGtctcccccacccccttccccctcagTGTAA
- a CDS encoding Fatty acid hydroxylase vlmA — MDPKPLSKDSMRSTWRTADRSEWTRAHWALEILNVHPIELGKEIPVHQKDEKIPFMPQWSLQRWVLFYAALPLVLHQAFTTYTGITLGHIYGFLDGDKHERDGIPDVGVTKVVASLYKTTGSRLVLATYLTYNRNVLPSQMNWAWLPLEIGLYGIVLDFWFYWYHRIMHDVSFLWKFHRTHHLTKHPNPLLAAYADHEQEFFDMVGVPLMTWITLRTMGMPMGFYEWWICHQYVAFAEVFGHSGLRVHLTVPSTLSWLLQWLDAEIVIEDHDLHHRKGWRKSHNYGKQTRLWDKIFGTCTERVESVADNVDYTNVARMPLF, encoded by the exons ATGGATCCCAAGCCTCTATCGAAAGACTCGATGCGGTCCACGTGGCGCACAGCAGACCGTTCTGAATGGACTCGCGCGCATTGGGCCTTGGAGATACTCAACGTGCACCCTATTGAATTGGGCAAGGAGATCCCTGTGCATCAAAAGGATGAAAAAATCCCGTTCATGCCCCAGTGGTCACTTCAGCGCTGGGTTCTATTCTACGCCGCGCTCCCGCTGGTCCTTCATCAAGCGTTCACTACATACACGGGCATCAC GCTCGGGCACATCTATGGGTTCCTGGACGGCGACAAGCATGAACGGGATGGAATCCCTGACGTCGGCGTTACCAAAGTCGTCGCCTCTTTGTACAAGACCACCGGCTCTCGATTAGTCTTAGCTACCTACCTTACCTACAACCGCAACGTCCTCCCATCACAAATGAACTGGGCCTGGCTACCCCTTGAGATCGGTCTCTACGGCATCGTCCTCGACTTCTGGTTCTACTGGTACCACCGAATTATGCACGACGTGAGCTTTCTCTGGAAATTCCACCGCACACACCATCTCACCAAGCATCCCAACCCGCTTCTAGCGGCCTACGCCGATCACGAGCAGGAATTCTTCGATATGGTCGGCGTCCCACTCATGACCTGGATCACGCTCCGGACGATGGGCATGCCGATGGGATTCTACGAGTGGTGGATCTGTCACCAGTATGTGGCTTTTGCCGAGGTCTTTGGCCACAGTGGTCTTCGGGTGCACTTGACTGTGCCGTCAACCTTGAGTTGGTTGTTGCAGTGGCTTGATGCGGAGATTGTGATTGAAGATCATGACTTACATCACCGGAAGGGGTGGCGAAAAAGTCATAACTATGGGAAGCAGACCCGGCTGTGGGATAAGATCTTTGGGACCTGCACCGAGCGAGTCGAGTCGGTGGCTGATAATGTGGATTATACGAATGTTGCAAGGATGCCGCTTTTTTAG
- a CDS encoding Sodium transport ATPase 2 — protein sequence MSKEGAQNQATPSSKDAASHDATSQFYLSKPAHSLTVEAVLQELETNLEDGLASAEVTERVQKYGENVLEGDEGISIAKIFIRQVANAMILILIIAMAVSFGIQSWIEGGFITAVIVLNVVVGVYQDFAAEKTMDSLRSLSSPTGVVTRDGKTCTVPAKEIVPGDMVELKVGDTVPADLRLTEAFNFETDEALLTGESLPVQKEADQVFDTDTGPGDRLNIAYSSSTVTRGRGRGIVIGTGMRTEIGAIAAALRGGDSKRRPVKRGPDGESKKRWYVQAWTLTTTDAIGRFLGINVGTPLQRKLSKLALLLFFVAIICAVIVAGANEWRGDKEVIIYAVATGLSMIPACLVVVLTITMAVGTKQMVKRHVIVRKLDSLEALGAVTNICSDKTGTLTQGRMVARRVWIPSQGTYSVGSSKNPLDPYEGEISLARTSPRKMDPESPGEAAKPEDLLRGNEHLQAFLNVAALANLAHIHKDSHNEWQARGEPTDIAIQVFASRFDWGADRLNKGENSLWTQKAEYPFDSGIKKMSVVYAKRSENSDTSQEMVFTKGAVERVIDSCTSITWENGDSVPMSPEIQDEIMQNVESLANEGLRVLCLAGREHNPPSAAENEPLPREEIEKDLSFYGLIGLYDPPRPETAGAISQCYKAGISVHMVTGDHPGTARAIAAQIGILPPNMEMLAKDVADAMVMTAGQFDKLSEDEIDALPTLPLVIARCAPNTKVRMIDALHRRGCYVAMTGDGVNDSPSLKRADVGIAMGQNGSDVAKDASELVLTDDNFASIINGISEGRRIFDNIQKFVLHLLAENVALALTLLIGLVFKDDSNQSVFPISPVEIIWIVMITSGLPDMGLGMEQASSDVMDRPPQSKKGIFTWEIIVDTMVYGIWMAALCLAAFSLVMFPWGDGNLAINCNTEYSKACDTVFRARATTFTCMTWFALFLAWEMMDLRRSFFRMKPDSKRYLTQWMYDIWANRFLFFGIMAGFVLAFPILYIPVINESVFKHSRISWEWGVVLVETVLFFAGIESWKWVKRAFFRRQAYMQKKKHGDLVSGDRRGPGDFSRYTTMDRSETSADSQEKVEKSMV from the exons ATGTCTAAGGAGGGCGCTCAAAACCAGGCCACTCCGTCCTCTAAGGATGCCGCATCGCACGATGCTACCTCTCAGTTTTACCTGTCCAAACCGGCCCACAGCCTGACCGTGGAGGCTGTTCTTCAAGAGCTAGAAACCAATCTAGAGGATGGTCTTGCCTCAGCTGAGGTCACGGAGCGCGTTCAAAAGTATGGGGAGAACGTGTTGGAGGGAGATGAAGGCATCTCCATTGCTAAAATCTTCATCCGGCAGGTCGCCAACGCGATGATTCTG ATCCTGATTATCGCAATGGCCGTTAGTTTCGGTATTCAATCGTGGATTGAAGGTGGCTTCATCACCGCTGTCATCGTTCTCAACGTTGTGGTGGGTGTGTACCAAGACTTTGCTGCTGAGAAGACCATGGACTCGCTGCGAAGCTTGAGCTCCCCAACCGGCGTTGTCACTCGAGATGGCAAGACATGCACCGTCCCCGCTAAGGAAATTGTTCCCGGCGACATGGTCGAACTGAAAGTGGGGGACACTGTTCCCGCCGACCTCAG ACTAACCGAGGCTTTCAATTTCGAAACCGATGAAGCTCTCCTGACCGGTGAATCGCTCCCTGTCCAGAAGGAGGCGGACCAAGTCTTTGACACCGACACTGGCCCTGGCGATCGCCTCAACATTGCCTACAGCTCATCTACCGTCACAcgcggccgaggccgaggcatTGTCATCGGCACAGGAATGCGCACCGAGATTGGAGCCATTGCGGCTGCTCTTCGAGGCGGCGACTCAAAGCGCCGGCCGGTCAAGCGTGGACCTGATGGTGAGAGTAAGAAGCGTTGGTACGTTCAGGCCTGGACTTTGACCACTACGGACGCTATTGGACGATTTTTGGGGATCAATGTTGGTACACCGCTGCAGCGCAAGTTGTCCAAGttggctcttcttctcttcttcgtcgccaTCATCTGCGCAGTAATCGTGGCTGGTGCCAACGAATGGCGTGGAGATAAAGAGGTCATCATCTACGCAGTTGCGACTGGACTTTCGATGATTCCCGCTTGTTTGGTCGTTGTGCTCACTATTACCATGGCTGTCGGTACCAAGCAAATGGTGAAGAGACATGTTATTGTCAGAAAGCTGGACTCTTTGGAAGCATTAGGCGCCGTGACCAACATCTGCTCGGACAAGACTGGTACCTTGACTCAAGGGCGCATGGTTGCTAGGAGAGTCTGGATTCCTTCACAGGGAACATATTCGGTTGGCTCATCAAAGAACCCTCTTGACCCCTACGAGGGAGAAATTAGTCTTGCCCGGACGTCGCCACGCAAGATGGATCCTGAATCACCGGGGGAAGCCGCCAAGCCCGAGGATCTCTTGAGAGGAAACGAACATTTACAGGCTTTCCTCAACGTTGCTGCCTTGGCAAACCTTGCCCACATTCACAAGGATTCTCACAATGAGTGGCAGGCTCGTGGAGAGCCCACCGACATTGCAATCCAAGTCTTTGCTTCTCGTTTTGACTGGGGTGCCGATCGCCTGAACAAGGGCGAAAACTCTCTCTGGACCCAAAAGGCTGAATATCCGTTCGACTCCGGTATCAAGAAGATGTCTGTTGTTTATGCCAAGAGGAGCGAGAATTCAGACACATCTCAAGAGATGGTATTCACAAAAGGTGCTGTCGAGCGAGTGATTGACTCCTGCACCTCTATCACATGGGAGAATGGCGACTCTGTTCCCATGAGCCCAGAAATCCAGGATGAAATCATGCAGAATGTCGAGTCTTTGGCAAACGAGGGACTTCGAGTTCTCTGTCTCGCTGGGCGGGAGCACAATCCTCCTTCAGCTGCAGAAAACGAACCTCTTCCCCGCGAAGAAATCGAGAAGGATCTGTCGTTCTACGGACTGATTGGATTGTATGATCCCCCACGACCTGAGACCGCCGGTGCTATCAGCCAATGCTACAAGGCCGGTATTTCAGTCCATATGGTCACTGGTGATCACCCTGGAACCGCACGAGCTATCGCAGCCCAAATTGGTATCCTTCCACCAAATATGGAAATGTTGGCGAAAGATGTAGCGGACGCCATGGTCATGACAGCCGGTCAATTCGACAAGCTGTCCGAGGATGAAATCGATGCTCTCCCGACTCTACCCCTTGTGATCGCGCGATGCGCGCCAAACACCAAGGTTCGCATGATTGATGCGTTGCACCGCCGGGGTTGCTATGTTGCCATGACGGGCGATGGAGTGAATGACTCTCCCTCCCTGAAGCGAGCCGACGTGGGTATTGCCATGGGCCAGAATGGCTCGGACGTTGCCAAAGATGCCTCTGAGCTCGTCTTGACCGACGACAACTTTGcttccatcatcaacggTATCTCTGAAGGTCGCCGTATTTTCGACAATATCCAGAAATTTGTTCTGCATTTGCTTGCTGAGAATGTGGCTCTGGCCCTCACACTCCTGATCGGTCTGGTTTTTAAGGATGACAGCAACCAATCCGTCTTCCCTATCTCCCCCGTGGAGATCATCTGGATTGTCATGATTACTTCTGGTCTACCGGATATGGGCCTGGGTATGGAGCAGGCATCGTCTGACGTGATGGATCGACCTCCTCAAAGC AAAAAAGGTATTTTCACCTGGGAAATCATCGTCGATACCATGGTTTACGGCATCTGGATGGCGGCTCTTTGCCTTGCTGCCTTTTCCCTCGTCATGTTCCCTTGGGGCGATGGCAATCTGGCCATAAACTGTAACACCGAGTACAGCAAGGCCTGCGACACTGTGTTCCGTGCCCGTGCCACCACATTCACCTGTATGACCTGGttcgccctcttcctcgcctggGAGATGATGGACCTCCGCCGAAGCTTCTTCCGGATGAAGCCCGATTCCAAGCGCTACCTGACCCAATGGATGTACGACATCTGGGCCAATCGGTTCCTCTTTTTCGGTATCATGGCTGGTTTCGTCCTTGCGTTCCCCATCCTGTACATCCCCGTTATTAACGAAAGTGTCTTCAAGCACTCGCGTATCTCGTGGGAGTGGGGCGTCGTCCTTGTCGAAACCGTGCTGTTCTTTGCTGGAATCGAGTCCTGGAAATGGGTCAAGCGTGCTTTCTTCCGTCGACAGGCTTAtatgcagaagaagaaacatgGTGACCTTGTCTCTGGCGACCGTCGGGGCCCTGGAGACTTTAGTCGCTACACTACCATGGACCGTTCCGAGACATCGGCAGACAGTCAGGAGAAAGTGGAGAAGTCGATGGTCTGA